A region of Anguilla rostrata isolate EN2019 chromosome 10, ASM1855537v3, whole genome shotgun sequence DNA encodes the following proteins:
- the snap29 gene encoding synaptosomal-associated protein 29, with protein sequence MSAYPKTHNPFADDDDDDVVEDFGRGGGYDDSSDSGLSEAERRQRWLQQQVMRTAQSAVDSTHRSLGLIYESEKMGTETAEELMRQGEALKRTERMVDNMDGELKTSERHIKSIKSVWGGIFNYFKPKPETQPPPEPAPAYQPSSKLQGALSDSKEQEHRYQASHPNLRKLDTSGFGPEDSSSEASASAQNGYPKHQVLRAAHQKLDDNLDEMCSGLSRLKNLGLGLQSEIDDQDASLDNLLGKVDKMDLKIQNTNQKIKDLK encoded by the exons ATGTCAGCGTATCCCAAGACCCACAACCCTTTTGCTGACGATGACGACGACGACGTGGTGGAGGACTTCGGACGCGGAGGGGGCTACGATGACTCCAGCGACAGCGGGCTGAGCGAGGCGGAGAGGAGGCAGCGGTGGCTGCAACAGCAGGTCATGCGCACGGCGCAGTCCGCGGTCGACAGCACTCACCGCTCCCTCGGGCTCATATACGAGTCTGAGAAAATGGGTACCGAGACTGCTGAG GAACTCATGCGCCAGGGGGAGGCGctgaagaggacagagaggatgGTAGACAACATGGACGGGGAGCTGAAAACCAGCGAGCGCCACATCAAGAGCATCAAGAGCGTCTGGGGCGGAATCTTCAACTACTTTAAGCCCAAGCCAGAGACGCAGCCCCCACCAGAGCCTGCTCCCGCATACCAGCCCAGCAGCAA GTTGCAGGGTGCCCTGTCTGATAGTAAAGAGCAGGAGCACAGGTACCAGGCAAGCCACCCCAACCTGCGCAAGCTGGACACCTCAG GATTCGGGCCGGAAGATTCCTCGTCCGAAGCCAGCGCTTCCGCCCAGAACGGGTACCCCAAACACCAGGTCCTCCGCGCTGCCCACCAGAAACTGGATGACAACCTGG ATGAGATGTGTTCGGGACTGAGCCGGCTGAAGAATCTGGGCCTCGGTCTGCAGTCGGAGATCGACGATCAGGACGCCTCGCTGGATAACCTCCTGGGAAAGGTGGACAAGATGGACCTGAAGATCCAAAACACCAACCAGAAGATCAAAGACCTCAAATAG